The Populus trichocarpa isolate Nisqually-1 chromosome 2, P.trichocarpa_v4.1, whole genome shotgun sequence genome has a window encoding:
- the LOC18109686 gene encoding cytochrome c oxidase subunit 5C, which translates to MAGGRVAHVTLKGPSVVKEICIGIALGLAAGSLWKMHHWNEQRKVRSFYDLLEKGEIGVVVEE; encoded by the coding sequence ATGGCCGGCGGTAGGGTTGCTCATGTGACCTTAAAAGGACCAAGTGTTGTCAAGGAGATTTGTATTGGGATTGCACTTGGCTTGGCTGCTGGTAGTCTTTGGAAAATGCATCACTGGAACGAGCAGAGGAAAGTGAGATCATTTTATGACTTGCTGGAAAAAGGTGAGATCGGTGTTGTTGTGGAAGAATAA
- the LOC7460457 gene encoding probable glutamyl endopeptidase, chloroplastic isoform X1, giving the protein MMRLPKVNHRLSFLSLPPFSLPSLTTSVRTHGHLRTHHSKRFKSISTMPCRLGNLVPLNSIAAENVGSRSNASVSSTSTTEEEEALACKYQLPPPEIKDIVDAPPLPALSLSPQKDKILFLKRRSLPPLAELARPEEKLAGLRIDGKCNTKSRMSFYTGIGIHQLMPDGTLGPEKEVHGYPDGAKINFVTWSLDGRHLAFSIRVFEEDNSSSKLRVWVANMETGQARPLFQSPDVYLNAVFDNFVWVDNSSLLVCTIPSSRGDPPKKPSVPSGPKIQSNEQKNVVQVRTFQDLLKDEYDEDLFDYYTTSQIVLASLDGTAKEVGPPAVYTSMDPSPDQKYLLISSIHRPYSFIVPRGRFPKKVEVWTTDGKFVRELCDLPLAEDIPIATSSVRKGKRAINWRADKPSTLYWAETQDGGDAKVEVSPRDIVYTQPAEPLEGEQPEILHKLDLRYGGIYWCDDSLALVYESWYKTRRTRTWVISPGSKDASPRILFDRSSEDVYSDPGSPMLRRTPAGTYVIAKIKKENDEGTYVLLKGSGATPEGNIPFLDLFDINTGSKERIWESDKERYYETVVALMLDYEEGDLLLDRLQILTSKESKTENRQYFIQKWPEKKACQITNFPHPYPQLASLQKEMIRYQRKDGVQLTATLYLPPGYDLSKDGPLPCLVWSYPGEFKSKDAAGQVRGSPNKFAGIGSTSALLWLARRFAILSGPTIPIIGEGDEEANDRYVEQLVASVEAAVEEVIQRGVAHPNKIAVGGHSYGAFMTANLLAHAPHLFCCGIARSGAYNRTLTPFGFQHEDRTLWEASTTYVEMSPFMSANKIKKPILLIHGEEDNNSGTLNMQSDRFFNALKGHGALCRLVILPFESHGYAARESIMHVLWETDRWLQKHCVQNPTDASAELDACKDEVSNGVRDSDNQAVVASGGGGPELADFEHEGFYSLPRFSGQCLPAGS; this is encoded by the exons ATGATGCGGCTTCCCAAAGTCAATCATCGTCTGAGTTTCCTGTCTCTCCCCCCGTTCTCTCTTCCCTCACTCACAACATCCGTACGAACTCATGGCCACCTGAGAACTCATCACTCTAAAAGGTTCAAGTCAATTTCAACTATGCCTTGTAGACTCGGCAATCTTGTGCCTCTAAACTCTATTGCAGCCGAAAATGTTGGCAGTCGCTCCAATGCCTCTGTTTCATCCACATCCACCACCGAAGAGGAAG AAGCATTGGCATGTAAATATCAGCTTCCTCCACCGGAGATAAAAGACATTGTTGATGCTCCGCCTCTCCCTGCGTTGTCATTATCACCGCAAAAGGATAAAATACTTTTTCTCAAGCGGAGATCATTACCTCCACTTGCAGAACTAGCAAGACCAGAGGAGAAGCTGGCTGGTTTGCGTATTGATGGGAAATGTAATACTAAGAGCCGGATGTCATTCTACACTGGTATTGGCATTCATCAGTTAATGCCCGATGGTACACTAGGGCCTGAAAAGGAGGTACATGGATATCCTGATGGTGCTAAGATCAACTTTGTCACCTGGTCTCTTGATGGAAGGCATTTGGCCTTCAGCATCCGAGTTTTCGAGGAGGACAATAGCAGCAGTAAACTTAGAGTATGGGTTGCTAATATGGAAACAGGGCAAGCTCGACCTTTGTTTCAGTCACCAGATGTTTACCTAAATGCTGTTTTTGATAATTTCGTATGGGTGGATAACTCTTCTCTGTTGGTCTGCACCATTCCATCATCTCGTGGAGATCCACCAAAGAAACCATCGGTGCCCTCTGGTCCAAAGATTCAATCTAATGAGCAGAAAAATGTCGTTCAAGTTAGAACATTTCAGGACTTATTGAAGGATGAGTATGATGAAGACTTGTTTGACTACTACACGACCTCTCAAATTGTGCTGGCTTCTTTGGATGGGACAGCGAAGGAAGTTGGACCTCCAGCTGTATATACATCAATGGATCCATCCCCTGACCAAAAGTACCTTTTAATTAGTTCTATTCACAGACCATACTCTTTTATTGTACCGCGTGGAAGATTTCCCAAAAAGGTAGAAGTATGGACAACTGATGGGAAATTTGTGAGGGAACTCTGTGATTTGCCTCTAGCCGAGGACATTCCCATTGCAACCAGCAGTGTGCGCAAGGGGAAGCGCGCCATCAATTGGAGAGCAGACAAGCCTTCAACACTCTACTG GGCAGAGACACAAGATGGAGGTGATGCAAAAGTTGAAGTTTCTCCAAGAGATATAGTTTATACACAGCCAGCTGAGCCATTGGAAGGTGAACAGCCAGAAATCTTGCACAAACTTGATCTTCGCTATGG TGGGATTTATTGGTGTGATGATTCACTAGCACTAGTTTATGAATCATGGTACAAGACAAGGCGAACAAGAACCTGGGTTATATCTCCTGGTTCAAAAGATGCGAGTCCAAGAATACTATTTGATCGGTCATCAGAAGATGTGTACTCCGATCCTGGCTCTCCCATGTTGAGGAGGACTCCTGCTGGAACTTACGTGATTGCAAAGATAAAGAAGGAAAATGATGAAGGCACTTATGTTTTACTGAAGGGAAGTGGTGCTACGCCTGAAGGGAACATCCCCTTCCTTGATCTGTTTGACAT AAATACAGGCAGCAAAGAACGAATCTGGGAGAGTGACAAGGAAAGGTATTATGAAACTGTTGTTGCTCTTATGTTGGATTACGAAGAAGGGGATTTACTCCTTGATCGGTTGCAAATATTGACCTCCAAGGAGTCAAAGACAGAAAATAGGCAATATTTCATTCAGAAATGGCCAGAGAAGAAAGCATGTCAGATTACAAATTTTCCACACCCGTACCCACAGTTGGCATCATTGCAGAAAGAGATGATCAGGTACCAGAGAAAAGATGGGGTTCAGCTCACTGCAACATTGTACCTGCCACCAGGCTATGATTTGTCAAAAGATGGCCCTCTTCCATGTCTGGTCTGGTCTTACCCTGGAGAATTTAAAAGTAAAGATGCTGCAGGACAAGTTCGTGGTTCTCCTAATAAATTTGCGGGCATAGGTTCAACATCAGCTCTTCTTTGGTTGGCTAGGAG GTTTGCTATTTTATCTGGACCAACAATCCCTATTATTGGTGAGGGTGATGAGGAGGCGAATGACAG ATATGTAGAGCAACTGGTTGCAAGTGTGGAGGCAGCTGTTGAGGAAGTTATCCAGCGCGGA GTTGCTCATCCCAACAAAATTGCTGTTGGAGGACATTCCTATGGTGCATTCATGACTGCAAACCTCTTGGCACATGCCCCCCATCTTTTCTGTTGTGGAATTGCTCGCTCTGGAGCTTACAACAGAACACTTACACCTTTTGGCTTTCAG CACGAGGACAGAACTCTTTGGGAGGCCAGTACTACTTATGTTGAAATGAGTCCTTTCATGTcagcaaataaaattaaaaagccaaTACTGCTTATCCATGGAGAAGAAGACAATAATTCAGGAACGCTAAACATGCAg TCAGATCGTTTCTTTAATGCTCTGAAAGGTCATGGTGCCCTTTGTCGCCTGGTCATTCTACCCTTTGAGAGCCATGGGTACGCTGCACGAGAGAGCATCATGCATGTTCTATGGGAAACTGATAGATGGCTTCAGAAACATTGTGTGCAGAACCCTACTGATGCAAGTGCAGAACTTGATGCCTGTAAGGACGAGGTGAGCAATGGAGTTAGAGACTCTGATAACCAAGCAGTTGTTGCCAGTGGAGGAGGTGGGCCAGAGTTGGCAGACTTTGAGCATGAAGGGTTCTACTCTTTGCCGAG ATTCAGTGGCCAGTGTTTGCCCGCCGGGAGTTGA
- the LOC7460457 gene encoding probable glutamyl endopeptidase, chloroplastic isoform X2: protein MMRLPKVNHRLSFLSLPPFSLPSLTTSVRTHGHLRTHHSKRFKSISTMPCRLGNLVPLNSIAAENVGSRSNASVSSTSTTEEEEALACKYQLPPPEIKDIVDAPPLPALSLSPQKDKILFLKRRSLPPLAELARPEEKLAGLRIDGKCNTKSRMSFYTGIGIHQLMPDGTLGPEKEVHGYPDGAKINFVTWSLDGRHLAFSIRVFEEDNSSSKLRVWVANMETGQARPLFQSPDVYLNAVFDNFVWVDNSSLLVCTIPSSRGDPPKKPSVPSGPKIQSNEQKNVVQVRTFQDLLKDEYDEDLFDYYTTSQIVLASLDGTAKEVGPPAVYTSMDPSPDQKYLLISSIHRPYSFIVPRGRFPKKVEVWTTDGKFVRELCDLPLAEDIPIATSSVRKGKRAINWRADKPSTLYWAETQDGGDAKVEVSPRDIVYTQPAEPLEGEQPEILHKLDLRYGGIYWCDDSLALVYESWYKTRRTRTWVISPGSKDASPRILFDRSSEDVYSDPGSPMLRRTPAGTYVIAKIKKENDEGTYVLLKGSGATPEGNIPFLDLFDINTGSKERIWESDKERYYETVVALMLDYEEGDLLLDRLQILTSKESKTENRQYFIQKWPEKKACQITNFPHPYPQLASLQKEMIRYQRKDGVQLTATLYLPPGYDLSKDGPLPCLVWSYPGEFKSKDAAGQVRGSPNKFAGIGSTSALLWLARRFAILSGPTIPIIGEGDEEANDRYVEQLVASVEAAVEEVIQRGVAHPNKIAVGGHSYGAFMTANLLAHAPHLFCCGIARSGAYNRTLTPFGFQHEDRTLWEASTTYVEMSPFMSANKIKKPILLIHGEEDNNSGTLNMQSDRFFNALKGHGALCRLVILPFESHGYAARESIMHVLWETDRWLQKHCVQNPTDASAELDACKDEVSNGVRDSDNQAVVASGGGGPELADFEHEGFYSLPR from the exons ATGATGCGGCTTCCCAAAGTCAATCATCGTCTGAGTTTCCTGTCTCTCCCCCCGTTCTCTCTTCCCTCACTCACAACATCCGTACGAACTCATGGCCACCTGAGAACTCATCACTCTAAAAGGTTCAAGTCAATTTCAACTATGCCTTGTAGACTCGGCAATCTTGTGCCTCTAAACTCTATTGCAGCCGAAAATGTTGGCAGTCGCTCCAATGCCTCTGTTTCATCCACATCCACCACCGAAGAGGAAG AAGCATTGGCATGTAAATATCAGCTTCCTCCACCGGAGATAAAAGACATTGTTGATGCTCCGCCTCTCCCTGCGTTGTCATTATCACCGCAAAAGGATAAAATACTTTTTCTCAAGCGGAGATCATTACCTCCACTTGCAGAACTAGCAAGACCAGAGGAGAAGCTGGCTGGTTTGCGTATTGATGGGAAATGTAATACTAAGAGCCGGATGTCATTCTACACTGGTATTGGCATTCATCAGTTAATGCCCGATGGTACACTAGGGCCTGAAAAGGAGGTACATGGATATCCTGATGGTGCTAAGATCAACTTTGTCACCTGGTCTCTTGATGGAAGGCATTTGGCCTTCAGCATCCGAGTTTTCGAGGAGGACAATAGCAGCAGTAAACTTAGAGTATGGGTTGCTAATATGGAAACAGGGCAAGCTCGACCTTTGTTTCAGTCACCAGATGTTTACCTAAATGCTGTTTTTGATAATTTCGTATGGGTGGATAACTCTTCTCTGTTGGTCTGCACCATTCCATCATCTCGTGGAGATCCACCAAAGAAACCATCGGTGCCCTCTGGTCCAAAGATTCAATCTAATGAGCAGAAAAATGTCGTTCAAGTTAGAACATTTCAGGACTTATTGAAGGATGAGTATGATGAAGACTTGTTTGACTACTACACGACCTCTCAAATTGTGCTGGCTTCTTTGGATGGGACAGCGAAGGAAGTTGGACCTCCAGCTGTATATACATCAATGGATCCATCCCCTGACCAAAAGTACCTTTTAATTAGTTCTATTCACAGACCATACTCTTTTATTGTACCGCGTGGAAGATTTCCCAAAAAGGTAGAAGTATGGACAACTGATGGGAAATTTGTGAGGGAACTCTGTGATTTGCCTCTAGCCGAGGACATTCCCATTGCAACCAGCAGTGTGCGCAAGGGGAAGCGCGCCATCAATTGGAGAGCAGACAAGCCTTCAACACTCTACTG GGCAGAGACACAAGATGGAGGTGATGCAAAAGTTGAAGTTTCTCCAAGAGATATAGTTTATACACAGCCAGCTGAGCCATTGGAAGGTGAACAGCCAGAAATCTTGCACAAACTTGATCTTCGCTATGG TGGGATTTATTGGTGTGATGATTCACTAGCACTAGTTTATGAATCATGGTACAAGACAAGGCGAACAAGAACCTGGGTTATATCTCCTGGTTCAAAAGATGCGAGTCCAAGAATACTATTTGATCGGTCATCAGAAGATGTGTACTCCGATCCTGGCTCTCCCATGTTGAGGAGGACTCCTGCTGGAACTTACGTGATTGCAAAGATAAAGAAGGAAAATGATGAAGGCACTTATGTTTTACTGAAGGGAAGTGGTGCTACGCCTGAAGGGAACATCCCCTTCCTTGATCTGTTTGACAT AAATACAGGCAGCAAAGAACGAATCTGGGAGAGTGACAAGGAAAGGTATTATGAAACTGTTGTTGCTCTTATGTTGGATTACGAAGAAGGGGATTTACTCCTTGATCGGTTGCAAATATTGACCTCCAAGGAGTCAAAGACAGAAAATAGGCAATATTTCATTCAGAAATGGCCAGAGAAGAAAGCATGTCAGATTACAAATTTTCCACACCCGTACCCACAGTTGGCATCATTGCAGAAAGAGATGATCAGGTACCAGAGAAAAGATGGGGTTCAGCTCACTGCAACATTGTACCTGCCACCAGGCTATGATTTGTCAAAAGATGGCCCTCTTCCATGTCTGGTCTGGTCTTACCCTGGAGAATTTAAAAGTAAAGATGCTGCAGGACAAGTTCGTGGTTCTCCTAATAAATTTGCGGGCATAGGTTCAACATCAGCTCTTCTTTGGTTGGCTAGGAG GTTTGCTATTTTATCTGGACCAACAATCCCTATTATTGGTGAGGGTGATGAGGAGGCGAATGACAG ATATGTAGAGCAACTGGTTGCAAGTGTGGAGGCAGCTGTTGAGGAAGTTATCCAGCGCGGA GTTGCTCATCCCAACAAAATTGCTGTTGGAGGACATTCCTATGGTGCATTCATGACTGCAAACCTCTTGGCACATGCCCCCCATCTTTTCTGTTGTGGAATTGCTCGCTCTGGAGCTTACAACAGAACACTTACACCTTTTGGCTTTCAG CACGAGGACAGAACTCTTTGGGAGGCCAGTACTACTTATGTTGAAATGAGTCCTTTCATGTcagcaaataaaattaaaaagccaaTACTGCTTATCCATGGAGAAGAAGACAATAATTCAGGAACGCTAAACATGCAg TCAGATCGTTTCTTTAATGCTCTGAAAGGTCATGGTGCCCTTTGTCGCCTGGTCATTCTACCCTTTGAGAGCCATGGGTACGCTGCACGAGAGAGCATCATGCATGTTCTATGGGAAACTGATAGATGGCTTCAGAAACATTGTGTGCAGAACCCTACTGATGCAAGTGCAGAACTTGATGCCTGTAAGGACGAGGTGAGCAATGGAGTTAGAGACTCTGATAACCAAGCAGTTGTTGCCAGTGGAGGAGGTGGGCCAGAGTTGGCAGACTTTGAGCATGAAGGGTTCTACTCTTTGCCGAGGTAA
- the LOC7481401 gene encoding calvin cycle protein CP12-1, chloroplastic → MVTCPDNIARIVTFPGHYQFYLHCATPHHRARMATIAGLNLSTPRVLAKATDKPKAQALVKLNQPWRRTYHLGSGGRMQIRPVRAAPDSISEKVEKSIKDAEAACSDDAASGECAAAWDEVEELSAAASHAKDKKKGSDPLEEYCKDNPETDECRTYED, encoded by the coding sequence ATGGTTACATGTCCCGATAATATAGCTCGCATTGTCACCTTCCCTGGACACTATCAATTTTATCTCCATTGCGCAACACCACACCACAGGGCTAGAATGGCAACAATAGCTGGTCTTAACCTCTCAACACCTAGAGTCTTAGCTAAGGCAACAGACAAACCAAAAGCTCAAGCCCTCGTCAAGTTAAACCAGCCATGGAGGAGGACATACCACCTGGGGTCCGGTGGGCGCATGCAAATCCGACCCGTGAGGGCTGCCCCTGATAGCATATCAGAGAAGGTTGAAAAGAGCATAAAAGATGCAGAGGCGGCCTGCTCCGATGATGCAGCAAGTGGAGAATGCGCAGCCGCATGGGATGAGGTGGAGGAGTTGAGTGCTGCTGCTAGCCATGCCAAGGACAAGAAGAAAGGGTCTGACCCTTTGGAGGAGTATTGCAAGGACAACCCTGAGACAGACGAGTGCCGCACTTATGAAGATTGA
- the LOC7460456 gene encoding bZIP transcription factor 53 — MSARQAASSGSDSDPRYANVDERKRKRMISNRESARRSRMRKQKQMGDLVNEVSKLQNENNQLMQGINVGQQRRMAMESANNVLRAQAVELTERLRSLNSVLQIVEDVSGLSMEIPEIPDPLLKPWQLPCSVMPIMASADMFQY, encoded by the coding sequence atgtCTGCAAGGCAAGCGGCGAGCTCAGGATCGGATAGTGATCCGCGATATGCGAATGTCGATGAGAGGAAAAGGAAGAGGATGATATCCAACAGGGAATCTGCGAGGCGTTCCAGGATGAGGAAGCAGAAACAAATGGGGGATTTGGTCAATGAAGTGAGCAAATTGCAGAACGAGAACAATCAGTTGATGCAGGGTATCAATGTTGGCCAACAACGCCGCATGGCGATGGAGTCAGCCAACAATGTCCTGAGGGCTCAGGCTGTGGAATTGACTGAGAGGCTGCGGTCGTTGAACTCTGTGTTGCAGATTGTGGAGGATGTTAGTGGGCTCTCTATGGAGATACCCGAAATACCCGATCCTTTGTTGAAGCCGTGGCAGCTCCCCTGTTCAGTAATGCCCATCATGGCATCTGCTGATATGTTTCAATATTAG